A DNA window from Verrucomicrobiota bacterium contains the following coding sequences:
- a CDS encoding iron-sulfur cluster assembly accessory protein encodes MISSSAGASSAPAAVNYRTGDERLIKVTPSAAQKVLSLLTKQGRANGVLRVAVVGGGCSGLQYKMDLQDSPANRDILVESGGIKVVVDPKSALYVTGSELDFVDALQGGGFKVKNPNAATSCSCGESFSA; translated from the coding sequence ATGATTTCATCATCAGCAGGCGCCAGTTCCGCCCCGGCAGCGGTCAATTACCGGACGGGCGATGAACGGCTGATTAAAGTTACGCCCAGCGCGGCGCAAAAAGTGCTATCGCTCTTAACCAAGCAAGGGCGCGCCAATGGTGTGCTGCGCGTGGCCGTCGTCGGTGGCGGCTGTTCCGGGCTTCAGTACAAGATGGATTTGCAGGATAGTCCGGCCAATCGGGACATCCTGGTGGAATCCGGCGGCATCAAGGTGGTGGTGGATCCTAAGAGCGCACTGTATGTCACCGGCAGTGAATTGGATTTTGTGGACGCGCTTCAAGGCGGCGGATTCAAAGTCAAAAACCCCAACGCCGCCACCAGTTGTTCCTGCGGCGAGAGCTTTAGCGCCTAA